Proteins co-encoded in one Afipia sp. P52-10 genomic window:
- a CDS encoding branched-chain amino acid ABC transporter permease, with amino-acid sequence MGQLLVNGLVTGLLLALPALALSLTFSVLRFANYAIGAYLTCGAYLVYVGNVMLGMPLWLAAAAGAMLFAVLAVVIDWLVYRPLRDRSGVTLLVASMGVAIALENVIRFFAGNSPRAYDVAVARPIRIGDIRLNYEQLTILIAVIAALAIVWIVFRFTRLGRMMRAVADNPDLAAVRGITRSRVVACVWLISGTLVALSGVLVGLDANVEPQMGWTYLLPVFTAAILGGIANPMAAVAGALTLGIAEELATLVMPVHYRMIVTFLVMVALLLLRPWGLFGTRQVTK; translated from the coding sequence ATGGGCCAGCTTCTCGTCAACGGCCTCGTCACGGGCCTGTTGCTCGCGCTCCCGGCGCTGGCGCTGTCGCTGACGTTCAGCGTGCTGCGCTTCGCCAATTACGCGATCGGCGCCTATCTCACCTGCGGGGCCTATCTCGTCTATGTCGGCAACGTGATGCTGGGCATGCCGCTCTGGTTGGCCGCGGCCGCCGGTGCGATGCTGTTCGCCGTGCTCGCGGTCGTGATCGACTGGCTGGTCTATCGTCCGCTGCGCGACCGCTCCGGGGTGACCCTGCTGGTGGCCTCGATGGGCGTCGCCATCGCGCTGGAGAACGTCATCCGCTTCTTCGCCGGCAATTCGCCGCGCGCCTATGATGTCGCCGTCGCCCGGCCGATCCGGATCGGCGACATCCGCCTCAATTACGAACAGCTGACCATCCTGATCGCGGTGATCGCCGCGCTCGCCATCGTCTGGATCGTGTTCCGCTTCACGCGGCTCGGCCGGATGATGCGCGCAGTGGCCGACAATCCGGATCTTGCCGCCGTGCGCGGCATCACGCGGTCACGGGTGGTCGCCTGTGTCTGGCTGATCTCGGGGACGCTGGTGGCGCTGTCCGGCGTCCTCGTCGGTCTCGACGCCAATGTCGAGCCGCAAATGGGCTGGACCTATCTGCTGCCGGTCTTCACGGCGGCGATCCTTGGCGGGATCGCCAATCCGATGGCGGCCGTCGCCGGCGCGTTGACGCTCGGCATCGCCGAGGAGCTGGCGACGCTGGTGATGCCGGTGCACTACCGGATGATCGTGACGTTTCTCGTGATGGTCGCGCTCCTGCTGTTGCGGCCGTGGGGTCTGTTCGGCACGCGCCAGGTGACGAAATGA
- a CDS encoding ABC transporter ATP-binding protein, translated as MTAPAAGLELREVVAGYGGQPILHGVSLSVQPGETLVVVGPNGSGKSTLMKTAVGLLRPMSGAVRLGDADVTALGAPARAARGLAYVPQEANVFRNMTVLENLHVGYEFVAPAKGAAFAERLDAVLALFPEIRVKLRSTAGHLSGGQRQMVAMAAALMPEPTVLALDEPSAGLSPRNAELLFEVIGRVAASGVTMLIVEQNTRLGLGAADHGVVLVNGNVRLAAPAATVLTDPDIRRLYLGGA; from the coding sequence ATGACCGCGCCCGCTGCTGGATTGGAGTTGCGCGAAGTGGTTGCCGGCTATGGCGGGCAGCCGATTCTGCACGGCGTCAGCCTCTCGGTGCAGCCGGGCGAGACTCTGGTGGTCGTCGGTCCGAATGGCTCCGGCAAATCGACGTTGATGAAGACGGCTGTCGGATTGCTGCGGCCGATGTCCGGCGCCGTGCGGCTTGGTGATGCCGACGTCACGGCGCTCGGCGCTCCGGCGCGCGCCGCGCGTGGCCTCGCCTACGTGCCGCAGGAAGCCAACGTGTTCCGCAACATGACCGTGCTGGAAAATCTGCACGTCGGTTACGAGTTCGTCGCGCCGGCGAAGGGGGCGGCCTTTGCCGAGCGGCTCGATGCGGTGCTCGCGCTCTTTCCCGAGATTCGCGTCAAGCTTCGCAGCACCGCGGGTCATCTCAGCGGCGGTCAGCGGCAGATGGTGGCGATGGCGGCGGCGCTGATGCCAGAGCCGACGGTGCTGGCGCTTGACGAGCCCTCGGCCGGACTGTCGCCGCGCAATGCCGAGTTGCTGTTCGAGGTCATCGGTCGCGTTGCTGCATCCGGCGTGACGATGCTGATCGTGGAGCAGAATACGCGGCTCGGTCTCGGCGCTGCCGATCACGGTGTCGTGCTGGTCAACGGCAATGTCCGCCTGGCTGCGCCTGCGGCGACGGTGCTCACCGATCCCGACATCCGCCGCCTCTATCTGGGGGGTGCCTGA
- a CDS encoding ABC transporter ATP-binding protein, with protein sequence MLEANDVSVVYEGGFKALDGASVKLAAGAVTGLIGPNGAGKSTLFGVLAGAVRPAQGNVRLAGETVTHHGPVWRARRGLARTFQLSRELASLSVLENVLVAEPQMRGERLVSLLLARRAVRQEEEAALEKARALLQRVDLWKLANAPAGTLSGGQKKLLEICRALMLDPRIVLMDEPSAGVNPTRIGEIVAFVQALRQEGTTFGLVEHNMGMVRALCDHVYVLAEGRVLTEGRFDEVITDAQVASAYLGAQA encoded by the coding sequence ATGCTCGAGGCCAACGACGTCAGCGTGGTTTACGAAGGCGGTTTCAAGGCGCTCGATGGTGCGTCGGTGAAACTCGCTGCCGGTGCGGTCACGGGCCTGATCGGCCCCAACGGCGCCGGCAAGTCGACGCTGTTCGGTGTGCTGGCCGGAGCCGTGCGGCCCGCCCAGGGTAATGTGCGCCTGGCCGGAGAAACGGTGACGCATCATGGCCCGGTGTGGCGGGCGCGCCGTGGGCTGGCGCGGACCTTCCAGCTCTCGCGCGAGCTCGCGAGTCTCTCCGTGCTGGAGAACGTTCTCGTCGCCGAGCCGCAGATGCGCGGTGAGCGGCTCGTGTCGCTGCTGCTGGCGCGCCGTGCCGTGAGACAGGAGGAGGAGGCGGCGCTGGAGAAGGCGCGCGCACTGCTCCAGCGTGTCGATCTGTGGAAGCTTGCGAATGCGCCGGCCGGCACGCTGTCCGGCGGGCAGAAGAAGCTGTTGGAGATCTGCCGGGCCTTGATGCTCGACCCGCGCATTGTGCTGATGGACGAGCCGAGCGCCGGCGTGAATCCGACGCGGATCGGTGAGATCGTCGCGTTCGTGCAGGCGTTGCGGCAGGAGGGAACGACCTTCGGTCTGGTCGAGCACAACATGGGCATGGTCCGCGCGCTCTGCGATCACGTCTATGTTCTCGCCGAGGGGCGGGTTCTGACCGAAGGCCGTTTCGACGAGGTCATCACCGACGCGCAAGTCGCTTCGGCCTATCTGGGCGCCCAGGCATGA
- a CDS encoding ABC transporter substrate-binding protein, producing MLKSFVPRRALLAASLAMAAALACPAIAAAQEGPVRIGLLAPLTGTGGPYGQEEEQAARAAVKIINDAGGVLGRKLELVVADDESQPTAGVAAARKLIDVDKVVSIGGVWSSAVALAIKPIALERGVLLSTVGSADEITDGDNKNLVWRFQTNGKSWGEGFSKAMVKDGVKSASILVLQTPFTQSTIQPFRKAFTEAGGKVLDEVSFNAGQPSYRTEVERVFAKKPDAVFVAAYINELSAIAKEAFRSGYESKIYAFGNAAGSNGQFVKNVGANVAEGVIWTQQVPVGKSAAYSRYLKEIGKPEGTIMTFGAQVFDQIVLTALAIEKAKSIDATKFGGEFPSLVNGDGPSLGDPAEALKALREGKPFRYSGAASDFRFAQNGDQTNLSYGHFVIKSGESKLLGEIR from the coding sequence GTGCTGAAATCTTTCGTCCCGCGCCGTGCCCTGTTGGCCGCATCGCTCGCCATGGCCGCAGCGCTTGCGTGCCCCGCCATTGCCGCCGCGCAGGAGGGGCCGGTCCGCATCGGTTTGCTCGCGCCCTTGACCGGTACTGGCGGTCCATACGGGCAGGAAGAGGAGCAGGCCGCGCGCGCCGCGGTCAAGATCATCAACGATGCCGGCGGTGTGCTCGGCCGCAAGCTTGAGCTCGTCGTTGCCGACGATGAATCGCAGCCGACCGCGGGCGTCGCTGCTGCGCGCAAACTGATCGACGTGGACAAGGTGGTGTCGATCGGCGGCGTCTGGAGCAGTGCGGTGGCGCTCGCGATCAAGCCGATCGCGCTCGAAAGGGGCGTGCTGCTGAGCACGGTCGGCTCGGCCGACGAAATCACCGATGGCGACAACAAAAATCTGGTCTGGCGCTTCCAGACCAACGGCAAGAGCTGGGGCGAAGGCTTCAGCAAGGCGATGGTGAAGGACGGCGTGAAGTCGGCCTCGATCCTGGTGCTGCAGACGCCGTTTACCCAGAGCACCATCCAGCCGTTCCGCAAGGCCTTCACCGAAGCCGGCGGCAAGGTGCTGGACGAGGTGTCCTTCAATGCCGGTCAGCCCTCCTACCGCACCGAAGTCGAACGCGTCTTCGCCAAGAAGCCCGATGCCGTGTTCGTCGCCGCCTATATCAATGAGCTCAGCGCGATCGCCAAGGAGGCGTTCCGTTCCGGCTATGAGAGCAAGATCTACGCGTTCGGCAACGCCGCTGGCAGCAACGGCCAGTTCGTCAAGAATGTCGGCGCCAATGTCGCCGAGGGCGTGATCTGGACCCAGCAGGTCCCGGTCGGCAAGTCGGCCGCCTACAGCCGCTACCTGAAGGAGATCGGCAAGCCGGAGGGCACCATCATGACCTTCGGCGCGCAGGTGTTCGACCAGATCGTGCTCACAGCGCTCGCCATCGAGAAGGCGAAGAGCATCGATGCGACCAAGTTCGGCGGCGAATTTCCGTCGCTCGTGAATGGCGATGGCCCGTCGCTCGGCGATCCTGCCGAGGCGTTGAAGGCGCTGCGCGAGGGCAAGCCGTTCCGCTATTCCGGCGCGGCGTCGGACTTCCGTTTCGCCCAGAATGGCGACCAGACCAATCTGAGCTACGGTCACTTCGTCATCAAATCGGGCGAGAGCAAGCTGCTCGGCGAGATCCGCTGA
- a CDS encoding tripartite tricarboxylate transporter substrate binding protein, producing MLNRRHVIGLTAASLAAPSVLVSHAFGAAWPSKPVRVIVPFPPGGATDVTARLVGNRLQEVWGQGVVIENKPGAGGNIGAEAAARSDPDGYTLFIVGPGQATNKFLYPSLSYDPVADFAPVSLLILQPNIMCVPNSSPAKSVQEFIAHCKANPGKVSYASSGNGTSLHLGGELFKRLAKLEMTHVPYRGAAPALNDLIPGRVDVIFDNAPSILPHVQSNSVRALGATTAKRIPALPQLPTIAESGVPGFDVASWFALFVPVKTPKDIVAKLNADIRAALEHPSVKPRLLDLGAEPAGSTPEELAQHLKREMDKWGPVITEAKIRIEN from the coding sequence ATGCTCAATCGCCGTCACGTCATCGGTCTCACTGCGGCCTCGCTCGCCGCGCCCTCGGTTCTCGTCTCGCATGCGTTCGGCGCGGCCTGGCCGTCGAAGCCGGTACGGGTGATCGTGCCGTTTCCGCCGGGCGGCGCGACCGACGTGACCGCGCGGCTGGTCGGCAACCGGCTGCAGGAGGTTTGGGGCCAGGGCGTGGTGATCGAGAACAAGCCGGGCGCAGGCGGCAATATCGGGGCGGAAGCCGCCGCGCGCTCGGATCCGGACGGCTACACGCTGTTCATCGTCGGTCCGGGGCAGGCGACCAACAAATTCCTCTATCCGTCGCTGAGCTATGATCCAGTCGCAGACTTCGCGCCGGTGTCGCTATTGATCCTGCAGCCGAACATCATGTGCGTGCCGAATTCGTCGCCGGCGAAGTCGGTGCAGGAGTTCATCGCCCATTGCAAGGCCAATCCCGGCAAGGTCAGCTACGCCTCGTCCGGCAACGGCACCTCGCTGCATCTCGGCGGCGAACTGTTCAAGCGCCTGGCCAAGCTCGAGATGACTCACGTTCCCTATCGCGGCGCGGCGCCGGCGCTGAACGATCTGATTCCCGGCCGTGTCGATGTGATCTTCGACAACGCGCCCTCGATCCTGCCGCATGTGCAGTCCAACAGCGTGCGTGCGCTCGGGGCGACGACGGCGAAGCGGATTCCGGCGCTGCCGCAGTTGCCGACGATCGCCGAATCCGGCGTGCCGGGGTTCGATGTGGCGTCGTGGTTTGCCCTGTTCGTGCCTGTGAAGACGCCGAAGGACATCGTCGCCAAACTCAATGCCGACATCCGCGCGGCGCTGGAGCATCCGTCGGTGAAGCCGCGGCTGCTCGACCTCGGTGCGGAACCGGCGGGATCGACGCCTGAGGAACTGGCGCAGCACTTGAAGCGCGAGATGGACAAATGGGGGCCGGTGATCACCGAGGCGAAGATCCGAATCGAGAATTGA
- a CDS encoding tripartite tricarboxylate transporter substrate binding protein has protein sequence MINRFMINRRTVLGAVASLAAPALLPRRADAGAWPSKPVRIVVPFTTGGATDLIARVMAARLQEVWGQPVTVQNIPGAGGNAAAEEVAKSAPDGSTIFIVGPGQAINKFMYASLRYDPVADFAPVTQLVEQPNVMAVPITSPVRSVQEFIAYCKANPGQVRYASAGAGTTLHLCGELFNHITGVHMQHVPYAGSQPALNDFLPGGVIDVIFDNVVSILPQVLTGNARGLAVTTAKRIAVAPKLPTLIEQGVPGFDVASWFAFFVPAKTPPGVVDAIYKDSIAALAHESVKPKLQQLGCEIIGSTPQALGAYLKSEIERWGPVIMEAHIRLEN, from the coding sequence ATGATCAACCGTTTCATGATCAACCGCCGAACCGTTTTGGGTGCGGTCGCGTCACTGGCCGCGCCGGCGCTGCTGCCGCGGCGCGCTGATGCGGGCGCCTGGCCGTCGAAGCCGGTGCGCATCGTCGTTCCGTTCACCACCGGCGGCGCGACCGACCTGATCGCGCGCGTCATGGCCGCGCGACTGCAGGAAGTCTGGGGCCAGCCGGTCACGGTGCAGAACATTCCGGGCGCCGGCGGCAACGCCGCGGCTGAAGAGGTGGCGAAGTCTGCGCCCGACGGCTCGACGATTTTCATCGTCGGTCCGGGGCAGGCGATCAACAAGTTCATGTACGCGTCGTTGCGCTACGATCCGGTTGCCGACTTCGCGCCGGTGACGCAGCTGGTGGAGCAGCCGAACGTGATGGCCGTGCCGATCACGTCGCCGGTCCGCTCGGTGCAGGAGTTCATCGCCTACTGCAAGGCCAATCCGGGCCAGGTGCGGTACGCATCGGCGGGCGCGGGCACGACGTTGCATCTGTGCGGCGAATTGTTCAACCACATCACCGGCGTCCACATGCAGCATGTGCCGTATGCCGGCTCACAACCGGCGCTGAACGATTTTCTGCCTGGTGGCGTGATCGACGTCATCTTCGACAACGTCGTCTCGATCCTGCCGCAGGTGCTGACCGGCAACGCGCGCGGGCTCGCGGTGACGACGGCCAAGCGCATCGCGGTTGCGCCGAAGCTGCCGACGCTGATCGAGCAGGGCGTGCCGGGCTTCGATGTCGCGTCATGGTTCGCCTTCTTCGTGCCGGCGAAGACGCCGCCCGGCGTGGTGGACGCGATCTACAAGGATTCGATTGCCGCGCTCGCGCACGAGTCGGTTAAGCCGAAGCTGCAGCAGCTCGGCTGCGAGATCATCGGCTCGACGCCGCAGGCGCTCGGCGCCTATCTGAAATCGGAAATCGAGCGCTGGGGCCCGGTCATCATGGAGGCGCATATCCGGCTCGAGAACTGA
- the yacG gene encoding DNA gyrase inhibitor YacG, whose protein sequence is MMADQATPRGKRCPICGKPAVTAFRPFCSDRCKDIDLHRWLAGAYAIPAASDDEDEDGKSSGG, encoded by the coding sequence ATGATGGCAGATCAGGCCACGCCACGCGGCAAGCGCTGTCCGATCTGCGGCAAGCCTGCAGTGACGGCGTTCCGGCCGTTCTGTTCGGATCGCTGCAAGGACATCGACCTGCATCGCTGGCTTGCTGGCGCTTACGCGATTCCGGCCGCGAGCGACGACGAGGACGAGGACGGCAAGTCGTCCGGCGGTTGA
- a CDS encoding Maf-like protein, translated as MIGRPKLVLASGSPRRLALLNQAGIEPDALRPAEVDETPIRGELPRACATRLARAKAEAALRNVKLDGELRGAFILAADTVVAVGRRILPKAELVNEAEQCLRLLSGRNHRVYTGICIVTPKESFRQRLIETRVRFKRLTNEDIQGYIGSGEWRGKAGGYAVQGIAGSFVVKLVGSYTNVVGLPLYESVTLLGGEGYPIRFGWLNAGGGL; from the coding sequence ATGATTGGCCGTCCCAAACTCGTTCTCGCCTCCGGTTCGCCGCGCAGGCTCGCGCTGCTCAACCAGGCCGGCATCGAGCCCGATGCGCTGCGCCCGGCAGAGGTCGACGAGACGCCGATCCGCGGCGAGCTGCCGCGCGCCTGCGCCACGCGGCTTGCGCGGGCGAAGGCGGAGGCGGCGCTGCGCAACGTCAAGCTCGACGGCGAGCTGCGCGGGGCCTTCATCCTCGCCGCCGACACGGTGGTTGCGGTCGGCCGGCGCATCCTGCCGAAGGCGGAACTGGTGAACGAGGCCGAGCAGTGCCTGCGGCTGCTGTCGGGGCGCAACCATCGCGTCTACACCGGCATCTGCATCGTCACGCCGAAGGAGAGCTTCCGCCAGCGGCTGATCGAAACGCGGGTGCGCTTCAAGCGGCTGACCAACGAGGACATCCAGGGCTACATCGGCTCGGGGGAATGGCGCGGCAAGGCGGGCGGTTACGCGGTGCAGGGCATCGCCGGATCATTCGTGGTGAAGCTGGTCGGCTCCTACACCAACGTTGTCGGCCTGCCGCTCTACGAAAGCGTGACGCTGCTCGGCGGCGAGGGCTATCCGATCCGGTTCGGCTGGCTCAATGCGGGCGGGGGCCTGTGA
- a CDS encoding GIY-YIG nuclease family protein, which produces MYVYLLASKKHGTLYLGVTSDLVRRGYEHKAGYADGFSKRYGVSKLVWFEIYDDAPTAIAREKELKKWRRDWKVRLIEESNPNWDDLYPGIAS; this is translated from the coding sequence ATGTACGTCTATCTCCTGGCGAGCAAAAAACACGGCACGCTGTATCTCGGCGTGACGAGCGATCTCGTCCGGCGGGGATATGAGCACAAGGCGGGCTATGCGGACGGTTTCAGCAAACGCTATGGCGTCAGCAAACTTGTCTGGTTTGAAATCTACGATGATGCGCCGACTGCCATCGCAAGAGAGAAAGAGCTCAAGAAATGGCGGCGCGATTGGAAGGTCCGGCTCATCGAGGAGAGCAACCCGAACTGGGACGATCTTTACCCAGGGATCGCAAGCTGA
- a CDS encoding cold-shock protein yields MATGIVKWFNATKGFGFIQPVDGGADVFVHISAVERAGLNGLGEGQKVSYDLKTDKMRGKTSAENLALA; encoded by the coding sequence ATGGCGACAGGTATCGTCAAGTGGTTCAATGCCACCAAGGGTTTCGGTTTCATTCAGCCGGTGGACGGCGGGGCCGACGTGTTCGTGCATATCAGCGCGGTTGAGCGCGCGGGCCTGAACGGGCTCGGCGAAGGACAGAAGGTGTCCTACGATCTGAAGACCGACAAAATGCGCGGAAAAACGAGCGCCGAGAATCTCGCCCTGGCCTGA